In Natronomonas halophila, one DNA window encodes the following:
- a CDS encoding long-chain-fatty-acid--CoA ligase, which yields MKREMRTTDFLDRAVDIYDDVTGVVAHDGTEYTYAEVNDRVNQLAHALEERGVDKGDRVALLAPNTHYFIETLYATNKLGAVFVPMNYRLTAGELDYILNDCAADVVIADYDFAENIEPIREDVPAEHFIGYEADRIDGEWDDYEDQLSGQPTAEPDRPDIAEDDDASINYTSGTTGDPKGVVRTHRTEHWHALVLNQHMEIRDDDTYLWTLPMFHCNGWGHTYAITGTGATHVCQRTFDAADTLERIRDYDVSFLCGAPTVLNNLIQFYEDNDGDAVTTGSRDVRIATAGSAPATATIETIEDEFDWRIIHIYGLTETAPIITTSNSPRRLAERGRDLKVKQGSETLCTDVRVVDEDGTDVPRDGTTLGEIVVKGNQVMDRYLNKPEATEKAFNDRVSGYFHTGDLATIDEDGMVAIQDRRKDIIISGGENISSIEVEDALYDHEDIMKAAVIPVPSEKWGETPKAVVVERPGADLTEDGVIEFVKGRLANYKAPTSVDFVDDFPETATGKVQKYELRERYWDDEERRVGQE from the coding sequence ATGAAGCGAGAGATGCGTACCACGGATTTCCTGGATAGGGCCGTCGACATCTACGACGACGTGACGGGGGTCGTCGCCCACGATGGGACCGAATACACCTACGCGGAGGTCAACGACCGTGTTAACCAGTTGGCCCATGCCCTCGAGGAGCGAGGGGTCGACAAGGGCGACCGCGTGGCGCTTCTGGCGCCGAACACCCACTACTTCATCGAGACGCTCTACGCGACGAACAAGCTGGGGGCCGTGTTCGTCCCGATGAACTACCGGCTGACCGCCGGCGAACTGGACTACATCCTCAACGACTGTGCGGCCGACGTGGTCATCGCGGATTACGACTTCGCGGAGAACATCGAACCCATCCGCGAGGACGTGCCCGCCGAACACTTCATCGGCTACGAGGCCGACCGCATCGACGGCGAGTGGGACGACTACGAGGACCAACTCTCCGGTCAACCGACCGCCGAACCCGACCGTCCGGACATCGCCGAGGACGACGACGCAAGTATCAACTACACCTCGGGGACGACCGGTGACCCGAAGGGCGTCGTCCGAACGCACCGGACCGAACACTGGCACGCGCTAGTGCTCAACCAGCACATGGAGATTCGCGACGACGACACCTACCTGTGGACGCTGCCGATGTTCCACTGCAACGGCTGGGGCCACACCTATGCCATCACCGGCACCGGCGCGACCCACGTCTGCCAGCGGACCTTCGACGCCGCGGACACCCTCGAGCGCATTCGCGACTACGACGTCAGCTTCCTCTGTGGAGCGCCGACGGTCCTGAACAACCTCATCCAGTTCTACGAGGACAACGACGGCGACGCCGTAACGACTGGAAGCCGCGACGTGCGTATCGCGACCGCCGGAAGCGCCCCCGCAACCGCGACGATAGAAACCATCGAAGACGAGTTCGACTGGCGTATTATCCACATTTACGGCCTCACCGAGACGGCGCCCATCATCACGACCAGCAACTCGCCGCGACGGTTGGCCGAGCGGGGTCGGGACCTGAAGGTCAAACAGGGCTCGGAGACGCTCTGTACCGACGTACGTGTCGTCGACGAGGACGGTACCGACGTCCCCCGTGACGGGACGACTCTCGGCGAAATCGTCGTCAAGGGCAATCAGGTGATGGACCGCTATCTCAACAAGCCGGAGGCCACCGAGAAAGCGTTCAACGACCGCGTCTCGGGCTACTTCCATACCGGCGACCTCGCGACCATCGACGAGGACGGCATGGTCGCGATTCAGGACCGCCGCAAGGACATCATCATCTCCGGCGGCGAGAACATTTCCTCGATAGAGGTCGAGGACGCCCTCTACGACCACGAGGACATCATGAAGGCCGCCGTCATCCCGGTCCCCAGCGAGAAATGGGGTGAAACGCCCAAAGCCGTCGTCGTCGAGCGGCCCGGCGCCGACCTGACGGAAGACGGGGTCATCGAGTTCGTCAAGGGGCGACTGGCGAACTACAAGGCACCGACCAGCGTCGATTTCGTCGATGACTTCCCGGAGACGGCGACCGGGAAGGTCCAGAAGTACGAACTCCGCGAGCGGTACTGGGACGACGAGGAACGGCGGGTCGGCCAGGAGTAA
- a CDS encoding glutamate--tRNA ligase, producing the protein MDDDLRERIEREAEVAALFNALKHDSDAQVGAIMGPLMGENPEFREHGDEIPGIISPAINRVNGLSAEEKRERLEELAPEQVEELEAEDEEDDQPLPDLPNVEEYDDVRMRLAPNPNGPWHLGSARMPAVIGTYKQMYDGWMLCRFDDTDPETKRPDLDAYDEILEAIDYLGFDPDEVVKASDRVELYYDYARELIEKGGAYTCTCSGEEFSNLKNNAEPCPHRDKDAETTLEEFEAMVDGEYSSGDIVLRVRTDIEHKNPALRDWVAFRMVDTPHPRDEAAEYRCWPMLDFQSGIDDHEFGITHIIRGIDLQDSAKRQGFVYDYFDWEYPEVLHWGHVQIDAYDVSMSTSTIKEKIEQGELDGWDDPRAPTVASLRRRGIRGEAIVDAMVELGTSTSNVDLAMSSIYANNRERIDDEADRRFLVRDGVEKPLLGGPEEANPPLHPDHEERGTRDIPVGGAVLVEPGDVPPNGKRIWLKGLGPVRHTRDAFEFTDDDLDIVREEGVDVVHWAPADDNVPVRMRTMEGDVSGHAEPGLADYESDEMLQFERVGFVRVDRVAQSATEGSSGDEPRDRHDDEETVTYFAHP; encoded by the coding sequence ATGGACGACGACCTCCGCGAGCGCATCGAACGCGAGGCCGAGGTGGCCGCGCTGTTCAACGCGCTCAAACACGACAGCGACGCACAGGTCGGCGCGATTATGGGACCGCTGATGGGCGAAAACCCCGAGTTCCGCGAGCACGGCGACGAGATTCCCGGTATCATCTCGCCCGCCATCAATCGCGTCAACGGCCTCTCGGCCGAGGAGAAACGCGAGCGTCTCGAGGAACTGGCCCCCGAACAAGTCGAGGAACTGGAGGCCGAAGACGAGGAGGACGACCAGCCGCTGCCCGACCTCCCGAACGTCGAGGAGTACGACGACGTCCGGATGCGGTTGGCGCCGAACCCGAACGGCCCGTGGCACCTCGGCAGTGCCCGAATGCCCGCCGTCATCGGGACCTACAAGCAGATGTACGACGGCTGGATGCTCTGTCGGTTCGACGACACCGACCCCGAGACGAAACGGCCGGACCTCGACGCCTACGACGAGATTCTGGAGGCTATCGACTACCTCGGCTTCGACCCCGACGAGGTCGTCAAGGCCTCCGACCGCGTCGAACTCTACTACGACTACGCGCGCGAACTCATCGAGAAGGGCGGCGCCTACACCTGCACCTGTAGCGGCGAGGAGTTCTCCAACCTGAAGAACAACGCCGAACCGTGCCCGCACCGCGACAAGGACGCCGAGACGACCTTAGAGGAGTTCGAGGCCATGGTCGACGGCGAGTATTCGTCCGGTGACATCGTCCTCCGGGTCAGGACGGATATCGAACACAAGAACCCGGCACTGCGCGACTGGGTCGCCTTCCGGATGGTCGATACGCCCCACCCGCGCGATGAGGCCGCCGAGTACCGCTGCTGGCCGATGCTCGACTTCCAGTCCGGTATCGACGACCACGAGTTCGGGATTACGCATATCATCCGCGGTATCGACCTGCAGGACTCCGCGAAGCGCCAGGGGTTCGTCTACGACTACTTCGACTGGGAGTACCCCGAGGTGCTCCACTGGGGCCACGTCCAGATCGACGCCTACGACGTCTCGATGTCGACCTCGACCATCAAGGAGAAAATCGAGCAGGGCGAACTCGACGGCTGGGACGACCCACGTGCGCCGACGGTCGCCAGCCTCCGCCGCCGCGGCATTCGCGGTGAGGCCATCGTCGACGCGATGGTCGAACTCGGCACCTCGACATCGAACGTCGACCTTGCGATGTCCTCGATTTACGCGAACAACCGCGAACGCATCGACGACGAGGCCGACCGTCGGTTCCTCGTCCGGGACGGCGTCGAAAAGCCCCTCCTGGGCGGCCCCGAGGAGGCCAATCCGCCGCTGCATCCGGACCACGAGGAACGCGGCACCCGCGACATCCCCGTCGGCGGTGCCGTGCTGGTCGAACCCGGAGACGTACCACCGAACGGCAAGCGCATCTGGCTGAAGGGTCTCGGCCCCGTCCGCCACACGCGCGATGCCTTCGAGTTCACCGACGACGACCTCGATATCGTCCGCGAGGAGGGCGTCGACGTGGTGCATTGGGCACCGGCCGACGACAACGTTCCCGTCCGCATGCGGACGATGGAGGGCGACGTGTCGGGCCACGCCGAACCCGGCCTCGCCGACTACGAATCGGACGAGATGCTCCAGTTCGAGCGCGTCGGGTTCGTTCGAGTAGACCGCGTGGCGCAAAGCGCCACGGAAGGGTCGAGCGGCGACGAGCCGCGAGACCGCCACGACGACGAGGAGACGGTCACCTACTTCGCGCACCCGTGA
- a CDS encoding 4Fe-4S dicluster domain-containing protein produces MAIDPNFEENRQKEGQEHGVDVWGPTEPPEQLGIRGTHVAVDFDICIADGACLEDCPVDVFEWVDSPDHPESEIKANPTNEDQCIDCMLCVDVCPVDAIDVDPGRAGRI; encoded by the coding sequence ATGGCCATAGACCCGAACTTCGAGGAGAACCGCCAAAAGGAGGGCCAGGAACACGGCGTCGACGTGTGGGGCCCCACCGAGCCACCGGAACAGCTCGGCATCCGTGGGACGCACGTCGCGGTTGATTTCGACATCTGCATCGCCGACGGGGCCTGTCTCGAAGACTGCCCAGTAGACGTCTTCGAGTGGGTCGATTCGCCCGACCACCCCGAAAGCGAAATCAAGGCCAACCCGACCAACGAGGACCAGTGCATCGACTGTATGCTCTGTGTCGACGTCTGTCCCGTCGATGCCATCGACGTCGACCCCGGTCGCGCCGGCCGTATCTAA
- a CDS encoding electron transfer flavoprotein subunit beta/FixA family protein produces the protein MDTLVLTKGVPDFREGQVSFDEDGHLERGKTPTVMNPNDEFALQAALQTKIRHGGTVSVMSMGPPGYKDVLREAMESVYADDLYILSDREMAAADTWATSITLATGIEKMGMPDLIFAGFKTADGETGHTGPQTCWALDMPIITHVIALDIDPDEGELRAKRLVEGDIEEVETVEVDLPAFVVADPEFEPSYRTAGERLTLKDLREETQERAANYEDYLTEWNQQELNLDPDYIGLDGSPTIVSGVDPIPKAPSEREATMVEPHDAEEMGEILDVMEPFTQGESPTEAD, from the coding sequence ATGGACACACTTGTGCTGACGAAAGGCGTTCCGGACTTCCGCGAGGGGCAGGTCTCCTTCGACGAGGACGGCCACCTCGAACGCGGCAAGACGCCGACGGTGATGAACCCGAACGACGAGTTCGCCTTACAGGCAGCGCTACAGACAAAAATCCGTCACGGCGGGACGGTAAGCGTGATGAGTATGGGACCGCCCGGCTACAAGGACGTACTCCGGGAAGCGATGGAATCCGTCTACGCGGACGACCTGTATATCCTCTCGGACCGGGAGATGGCCGCCGCCGACACGTGGGCCACCTCCATCACGCTGGCGACCGGCATCGAGAAGATGGGCATGCCGGACCTGATTTTCGCCGGGTTCAAAACCGCCGACGGGGAGACGGGCCACACTGGCCCCCAGACCTGCTGGGCGCTGGATATGCCCATCATCACCCACGTCATCGCCCTGGATATCGACCCCGACGAGGGAGAACTTCGCGCGAAACGGCTCGTCGAGGGCGACATCGAGGAGGTCGAAACCGTCGAGGTCGACCTCCCGGCCTTCGTCGTCGCCGACCCCGAATTCGAACCCTCCTATCGGACCGCGGGCGAGCGATTGACGCTGAAGGACCTCCGCGAGGAGACACAGGAACGCGCCGCAAACTACGAGGACTACCTCACCGAGTGGAACCAGCAGGAACTGAATCTCGACCCCGACTACATCGGCCTCGACGGGTCGCCGACCATCGTCTCCGGCGTCGATCCGATTCCGAAGGCTCCCTCCGAGCGGGAAGCGACGATGGTCGAGCCGCACGACGCCGAGGAGATGGGTGAGATACTGGACGTGATGGAACCGTTTACGCAGGGCGAATCCCCGACGGAGGCCGATTAA